The Scylla paramamosain isolate STU-SP2022 unplaced genomic scaffold, ASM3559412v1 Contig39, whole genome shotgun sequence genome contains the following window.
atgatcttctaaaccaaatttcttgtcctatccactcctatgctgatgataccaccctgcacttttccacgtcttttcatagacgtccaacccttcaggaggtaaacatatcacgcagggaagccacagaacgcctgacttctgatctttctaaaatttctgattggggcagagcaaacttggtattgttcaatgcctcaaaaactcaattcctccatctatcaactcgacacaatcttccagacaactatcccctcttcttcaatgacactcaactgtccccctcttctacactgaacatcctcggtctgtcctttacttataatctgaactggaaacttcacatctcatctctagctaaaacagcttctatgaagttaggtgttctgagacgtctccgccagtttttctcacccccccagctgctaactctgtacaagggccttatccgtccatgtatggagtatgcttcacatgtctgggggggttccactcatactgctgttctagacagggtggaatcaaaagcttttcgtctcatcaactcctctcctctaactgactgtcttcagcccctctctcaccgccgcaatgttgcatatctagctgtcttctaccgctattttcatgccaactgctcttctgatcttgctaactgcatgcctcccctcctcccgcggcctcgctgcacaagactttcttctttctctcactccttttctgtccacctctctaacgcaagagttaaccagtattctcaatcattcatccctttctctggtaaactctggaactccttgcctgcttctgtatttccaccttcctatgacttgaattccttcaagagggaggtttcaagacacttatccaccaatttttgaccactgctttgacccttttaagggactggcatttcagtgggcattttttttttattagatttttgttgcccttggccagtatccttcctacataaaaaaaaaaaaaaaaatatctataagTGCATAAGGGTTTTGCCATCTTACTAATATCTTACTTGATCTTAATACTTAGTGCTGTGATAACTTTACAATGAAAACTGTAACTTAATGCTCATCTAGAACATTTCACATTCCTTAGTTCACTGTTATATTATCAAAGCTTTggccttctctctgtaatgtgTTGTTATACTGGTACAGTGCCTGTGTCCCTCTTACTTGATCTTAGTACTTATTAATGCCATGATAACTATGCACACTGTATAACCTTAATGTTCACCTCCCATTCAAGCATCCAAAACTGTACATATTCCTTAGTTCACTGGCATATTGCTAATGCTTTGGTCTTCTTCAGTAGTGTGTGCTGTACTGATGCCTCTGTCCCTCTCCAGGCCCACCACCAATGCCATCATGGCGCTGCCCTTTGCCAAGTATGTGATTCAACCGTTCTTCCCCAACTGTGACCTGCCAGACGATGCTGTGCGGCTCATTTGGCTCACTGTCCATATGTGAGTGATGCTTTGGTcctggagcacacacacacacacacacacacacaaagagtacaaagagtagTCACTATGATGGTTCCGGAGTTGAGTAagttgacctatgaagagagattaagaatgctggaaattcctatccttgaaaataggagacagagaggggatttaataaacatctatagaatgataaatggtatgaaaaatatgaacaaagaatgttttataactttagacacacagagtacaaggggacacagtaagaaattgaagaagtaagaagttgaagaactgttgaagagacatcaaaaagtatagttttcctcacagaagtgtgaacaaatggaatgaactcagtgaagatgttctcaatgccataactgtgtaggagtacatagatacaccattagaagttcgaggtaggttccagtaatgcggTTTGCAGCTCGTTGGGTACTGCCACGGTCTCGGTCATTCGGCTGACTGGACGCCTACCTAAAACACCGCATACCCACGCctgcaatggttttcctttattgtgatttaagcaccacctggagtttgggtaagcactttgtattatgatggtattgtgattatgatgtattgtgattatgatatatttatttagtattaacTATGATGAACATGTAAGTGTATGTGATTACAGTTAAAAGTATTTGGGTGATCTTGTTAAGTACTTATTGTGAATGAACCTTGTTGGTGATATTTGATAGAAACATGATTTTCTATGGAGTTGGATTAGTATAGCATTTCCAgaccatgtttatattataacttGTGATGTGTCCGCTAAATTCGTGTAGGATTTCATATTCACTTAATTGGTTGTTGGCAGGCCTCTGTTGTATACTTGCTGTGACCGTGTCTGGGGAATCTAACTGCGCCTGTGAACAGCGCCCGCAAATAAACTCACGGCACCTCTCTGGAAGTTTCTGTACCAATCCCCGCTCTacaactgtccatgcttttaagaccaaactggatataTACAGAGATAGGATATtgtgagattactcccctcccataaaccacaactaggtaaactaggtaaacacacacacacacacacacacacacacacattgttttatttatttatttattttttttttcattcttataatTCCagcatcttttcatctttagatatatagatatttttttttactgcaccaagaaaaatatatacagtatatatacattataggtTGTGGTCcatcaaaaaacacattaaaaaggtCTTGACCAGTTCTTATGCTTTTATAAATATAACATCATACAGAGTTTCTTTTGACAGATTTACTATATTATGTATATTATGGTTCTCTGTAATAATAAAATGcattgtttattatttcttattctgtttAGAGTTGTGTAGTTTTTTAATATTTGACTCACTGTGTCCTCCCCATCCAGGCTTCCTGACAGCACTGAATTGCTGGAATGTACGAGTCACCACCAAGCTGCAGGATTTCTTCATGGTGACCAAGATTGGTGCATTGCTCATTGTCATCATTGCTGGCATCGTCCACCTTTGCATGGGTGAGTGTTTGAACAAGTgagccagtgagtgagtgagtgagtgagtgtgcgtgcgtgccttTAGCAGCGTTGCCCTTCACTGCAATgccatcagccagtcagtcagtcaggtgtcAGTCTACATTATATTAATTTTGGGGAGTCTTGTATCTCATAGCTATTAAGTATATTTAAAAGACTgatgtttactttattttttgtagggaTAGAACAAAATCATATGTGTCTGAGACCTCACATAGCAAGTTTGATTGATCCTGTtgtgaaatcttgttaattgtAGTAGCACACCAATCTAATCATTCTTTAGTGCCTTCAGTTATATGTGTTCATGTTTCCTATGGCTTTCTATTTTAACCCTTGTTTAAGTCTTGTTAGTAAGCCATTTTTATGCATAGAACTTTGTTATATTGTGCTTTTGTTGATTCTTTACAGTCAAGATGTGAAAAATCCAAGTTCCAGAACACATTAAAAATTCTTAATAGTCTTTCTGaagtacacacaaaaaaaaaaaaaaaaaaaatctacatcatAATAATCTTCAGCTCCACTTTTCAGGCAACACTGGGAACCTCCACAACTCCTTCCAGGGCACCAGCACTGAGCCAGGCGAGATAGCTGTCTCCTTCTACTCAGGCATATTTTCCTATGCTGGATGGAACTACCTCAACTTCATGATGGAGGAGCTGAAGAACCCATTTGTGTGAGTAccgtctctccctcacttggcaccacactgccactcacaCCAGCTGGTTTGTAGGCCTTGGCTCAAGCTTTACTGtgacaagacacaaacacaaggcAAAGCAGGACTGACTGAGGTGCTTCCCTTATGGTCCAAGCAGTAAAAACTTGTCCTTTTGGGTTGTCAGATTGAGGTTCAAGCTCTAGTCAGATTTACCTCGCTCATTTATGATAGATTAATTTCTTGCTGTTTTGTAATGGAGAGCATACTTCTTTGTAGAGTTATGACAGAATGGTCTATCTTTTTAAGCATATACCTTTGCTTTTTATCTGTTATCTATAAATCTTGATATGTGAATCATCTTTTTCCATTTTGGACTTGTATATTTTGCAAATGATCTATATGTCTTTGTACCAAATTAACATGCCACCTAAAGGTATCATGAATGCAAATTacctttgtttttgtattattttgatttCATTGTTGGAGTGACAAATATTGTTTCATTGGTTACagtgttttcctcataaagtatttttgttccttccttggaTTCTGTATAACTATTTTTGTATAAATTTATGTGAAGGAAATAGTAATATCTTG
Protein-coding sequences here:
- the LOC135097983 gene encoding uncharacterized protein LOC135097983 isoform X6, with translation MLWSSSVVCAVLMPLSLSRPTTNAIMALPFAKYVIQPFFPNCDLPDDAVRLIWLTVHMLPDSTELLECTSHHQAAGFLHGDQDWCIAHCHHCWHRPPLHGQHWEPPQLLPGHQH
- the LOC135097983 gene encoding Y+L amino acid transporter 2-like isoform X4, with the translated sequence MVFLYCDLSTTWSLGFLTALNCWNVRVTTKLQDFFMVTKIGALLIVIIAGIVHLCMGNTGNLHNSFQGTSTEPGEIAVSFYSGIFSYAGWNYLNFMMEELKNPFVNLPRAIYISLPLVTLVYVMANVAYLAVLSPRHAGL